A window of the Streptomyces luomodiensis genome harbors these coding sequences:
- a CDS encoding quinone oxidoreductase family protein, whose translation MTTLPTTTAAVWVYEHGGPDRLVHERKPLPALGPTDVLVAVDTAAVSGWDLKYRRGLQPGTDLPGRHPFPMPQQLGREAAGTVIATGPDTRLLQPGDRVVAVVHPENPHAPETHRGLGNLSTGIAVPGHQAPGAYADYLVRDERLFLPVPAHVDLEQAAVTLWPYGTSHRVLRDRLRVTPGDTLLVTGAAGPMGLATLQLAQIFGLRSIATTRYAARAEALRAATGAEIVVTEDLDAARHAIRDLTRGAGVDHAVDYSSHRDLLRLALEVLRLGGRLCPAAGEQNPPGPMPFTVFDLTRLEADIVGVRGARHDDALRVMSLLADGRLRSPIAARFPLSRAAQAHDLMENGTDVVGRILLKPGT comes from the coding sequence ACCGCCGCCGTGTGGGTCTACGAGCACGGCGGCCCGGACCGGCTTGTCCACGAGCGAAAGCCCCTGCCGGCCCTCGGCCCCACGGACGTGCTCGTCGCCGTCGACACCGCCGCTGTCTCCGGCTGGGACCTGAAATACCGCCGCGGACTGCAACCCGGCACGGATCTCCCCGGTCGCCATCCCTTCCCCATGCCCCAGCAGCTGGGGCGTGAGGCCGCCGGAACCGTCATCGCGACCGGGCCCGATACCCGACTGCTGCAGCCCGGAGACCGGGTAGTGGCCGTCGTCCACCCCGAGAACCCGCACGCCCCCGAGACCCATCGGGGCCTGGGCAACCTGTCCACCGGCATCGCCGTCCCCGGCCATCAAGCCCCCGGCGCCTACGCCGACTACCTGGTCCGCGACGAACGGCTCTTCCTGCCGGTACCCGCCCACGTCGACCTCGAGCAGGCCGCGGTCACCCTGTGGCCGTACGGCACCAGCCACCGCGTACTGCGCGACCGGCTGCGGGTCACCCCGGGGGACACCCTGCTCGTCACCGGAGCGGCCGGCCCGATGGGCCTGGCCACCCTCCAGCTCGCCCAGATCTTCGGCCTGCGCTCCATCGCCACCACCCGGTACGCCGCACGCGCCGAAGCCCTGCGCGCTGCCACCGGGGCGGAGATCGTCGTCACCGAGGACCTCGACGCGGCCCGCCACGCCATACGCGACCTCACCCGCGGCGCGGGCGTCGACCACGCCGTTGATTACTCCAGCCACCGCGACCTGCTGCGCCTGGCTCTGGAGGTGCTCCGGCTCGGAGGTCGCCTCTGCCCGGCCGCCGGCGAGCAGAATCCGCCCGGTCCGATGCCGTTCACCGTCTTCGATCTCACCCGTCTGGAAGCCGACATCGTCGGCGTGCGCGGGGCACGGCACGACGACGCCCTGCGCGTGATGTCCCTCCTCGCCGACGGCCGGCTGCGCTCGCCGATCGCGGCGCGCTTCCCGCTGTCCAGGGCCGCCCAGGCACACGACCTCATGGAGAACGGCACGGACGTCGTCGGGCGCATCCTGCTCAAGCCCGGCACCTGA